One Xiphophorus maculatus strain JP 163 A chromosome 9, X_maculatus-5.0-male, whole genome shotgun sequence DNA segment encodes these proteins:
- the gtpbp3 gene encoding tRNA modification GTPase GTPBP3, mitochondrial isoform X1 — protein MYYSAIMLPVSAVCGGTYRAVIRTLTTRNIPLYRRLSSGGRVLAGLADADTIFALSSGHGRCGVAVVRISGSAAATALRCMVGLGNQLPPPRTALLRSITDPHSKEVLDRGLVLWFPAPHSFTGEDSVEFHIHGGPAVITAVLQALGSVPGMRPADAGEFTRRAFHAGKLDLTEVEGLGDLIHAETEAQRRQALRQMSGELGRLYQDWSHRLKRTLAHVEAFIDFSEDELIEEGVLDQVDISVCDLQAEIEQHLKDERRGERLRSGVHVVIAGATNAGKSSLLNTLCQRPAAIVSPIAGTTRDVVESALDIGGFPVLLSDTAGLRDSPDLVEQEGVRRARERVQQADLTLLVVDSTILPSEEQEAAAFLLEHLRTLLSSQDQPGAGRCLLVLNKTDLLPEAHREKLNLELRRVSGLPPVCLISCQTNEGLKDFLTVLQSSVKTMCGDPLSGAPTLTQARHRAHLQQCVAALAQYRWYRDSDLALAAEGVRLALTSLGRITGRVGAEEILDIIFKDFCIGK, from the exons atgtattattctgCAATAATGCTGCCAGTTTCCGCTGTCTGTGGAGGAACATACAGAGCTGTGATCCGCACACTTACGACAAG AAACATCCCTCTGTATCGCCGTCTGTCCTCTGGAGGCAGAGTTCTGGCTGGACTAGCGGATGCTGACACCATCTTCGCTTTGTCATCAGGTCATGGCAGATGTGGGGTAGCAGTGGTCCGCATCAGTGGTTCTGCCGCAGCCACAGCATTAAGATGTATGGTTGGGCTCGGAAATCAGCTGCCTCCTCCACGAACTGCGCTGTTACGTAGCATCACAGACCCCCACTCTAAAGAAGTACTGGACCGCGGATTGGTCCTCTGGTTCCCAG CGCCTCATAGTTTCACTGGAGAAGACAGTGTGGAGTTCCACATCCACGGTGGTCCTGCTGTCATTACTGCTGTCTTACAAGCTCTAG gaaGCGTGCCTGGCATGAGGCCTGCTGACGCTGGGGAGTTCACGCGCAGGGCTTTCCATGCAGGGAAGCTCGATTTAACGGAG GTGGAAGGCCTCGGGGATCTGATCCATGCAGAGACGGAGGCTCAGCGGAGACAAGCTCTCAGACAGATGTCAGGAGAACTGGGACGCCTCTATCAGGACTGGAGCCACAGGCTGAAACGG ACTTTAGCCCATGTCGAAGCCTTTATAGACTTCAGCGAGGATGAGCTCATCGAGGAAGGAGTTTTAGACCaag TGGACATCTCAGTGTGTGATCTGCAAGCAGAGATCGAGCAGCATCTGAAGGATGAGCGGCGAGGCGAGAGGCTTCGCAGCGGGGTTCATGTGGTGATCGCTGGCGCCACCAACGCAGGGAAAAGTAGCCTCCTCAACACACTCT GCCAGAGACCTGCAGCTATTGTTTCTCCCATTGCTGGGACCACCAGAGACGTAGTGGAGTCGGCGTTGGACATCGGGGGCTTCCCTGTCCTGCTGAGCGACACGGCGGGCCTCAGAGACAGCCCAGACCTGGTGGAGCAGGAGGGGGTTCGTCGGGCCAGAGAGAG GGTGCAGCAGGCTGATCTGACTCTGCTGGTCGTTGACTCCACCATCCTCCCCTCGGAGGAGCAGGAAGCTGCAGCGTTCCTGCTGGAGCACCTGAGGACACTCCTGTCCTCCCAGGACCAGCCTGGAGCAG GCAGGTGTCTCCTGGTGCTGAATAAAACTGATCTGCTCCCTGAGGCTCACAGAGAGAAGCTGAATCTGGAACTGAGAAGAGTCTCTGGACTCCCACCTGTCTGCCTGATTTCCTGTCAAACCAACGAAGGACTGAAGGACTTCCTCACTGTGTTGCAAAGCAGCGTCAAAACAAT GTGTGGTGACCCTCTCTCCGGAGCGCCCACGCTGACCCAGGCCCGCCACAGGGCCCACCTGCAGCAGTGCGTGGCGGCGCTAGCTCAGTATCGGTGGTACCGCGACTCTGACCTCGCTCTGGCAGCTGAGGGCGTCCGGTTAGCGCTCACCAGCCTGGGGAGGATCACAGGACGAGTCGGGGCAGAGGAGATCCTGGATATTATCTTCAAAGACTTCTGCATCGGAAAATAA
- the gtpbp3 gene encoding tRNA modification GTPase GTPBP3, mitochondrial isoform X2 yields the protein MVGLGNQLPPPRTALLRSITDPHSKEVLDRGLVLWFPAPHSFTGEDSVEFHIHGGPAVITAVLQALGSVPGMRPADAGEFTRRAFHAGKLDLTEVEGLGDLIHAETEAQRRQALRQMSGELGRLYQDWSHRLKRTLAHVEAFIDFSEDELIEEGVLDQVDISVCDLQAEIEQHLKDERRGERLRSGVHVVIAGATNAGKSSLLNTLCQRPAAIVSPIAGTTRDVVESALDIGGFPVLLSDTAGLRDSPDLVEQEGVRRARERVQQADLTLLVVDSTILPSEEQEAAAFLLEHLRTLLSSQDQPGAGRCLLVLNKTDLLPEAHREKLNLELRRVSGLPPVCLISCQTNEGLKDFLTVLQSSVKTMCGDPLSGAPTLTQARHRAHLQQCVAALAQYRWYRDSDLALAAEGVRLALTSLGRITGRVGAEEILDIIFKDFCIGK from the exons ATGGTTGGGCTCGGAAATCAGCTGCCTCCTCCACGAACTGCGCTGTTACGTAGCATCACAGACCCCCACTCTAAAGAAGTACTGGACCGCGGATTGGTCCTCTGGTTCCCAG CGCCTCATAGTTTCACTGGAGAAGACAGTGTGGAGTTCCACATCCACGGTGGTCCTGCTGTCATTACTGCTGTCTTACAAGCTCTAG gaaGCGTGCCTGGCATGAGGCCTGCTGACGCTGGGGAGTTCACGCGCAGGGCTTTCCATGCAGGGAAGCTCGATTTAACGGAG GTGGAAGGCCTCGGGGATCTGATCCATGCAGAGACGGAGGCTCAGCGGAGACAAGCTCTCAGACAGATGTCAGGAGAACTGGGACGCCTCTATCAGGACTGGAGCCACAGGCTGAAACGG ACTTTAGCCCATGTCGAAGCCTTTATAGACTTCAGCGAGGATGAGCTCATCGAGGAAGGAGTTTTAGACCaag TGGACATCTCAGTGTGTGATCTGCAAGCAGAGATCGAGCAGCATCTGAAGGATGAGCGGCGAGGCGAGAGGCTTCGCAGCGGGGTTCATGTGGTGATCGCTGGCGCCACCAACGCAGGGAAAAGTAGCCTCCTCAACACACTCT GCCAGAGACCTGCAGCTATTGTTTCTCCCATTGCTGGGACCACCAGAGACGTAGTGGAGTCGGCGTTGGACATCGGGGGCTTCCCTGTCCTGCTGAGCGACACGGCGGGCCTCAGAGACAGCCCAGACCTGGTGGAGCAGGAGGGGGTTCGTCGGGCCAGAGAGAG GGTGCAGCAGGCTGATCTGACTCTGCTGGTCGTTGACTCCACCATCCTCCCCTCGGAGGAGCAGGAAGCTGCAGCGTTCCTGCTGGAGCACCTGAGGACACTCCTGTCCTCCCAGGACCAGCCTGGAGCAG GCAGGTGTCTCCTGGTGCTGAATAAAACTGATCTGCTCCCTGAGGCTCACAGAGAGAAGCTGAATCTGGAACTGAGAAGAGTCTCTGGACTCCCACCTGTCTGCCTGATTTCCTGTCAAACCAACGAAGGACTGAAGGACTTCCTCACTGTGTTGCAAAGCAGCGTCAAAACAAT GTGTGGTGACCCTCTCTCCGGAGCGCCCACGCTGACCCAGGCCCGCCACAGGGCCCACCTGCAGCAGTGCGTGGCGGCGCTAGCTCAGTATCGGTGGTACCGCGACTCTGACCTCGCTCTGGCAGCTGAGGGCGTCCGGTTAGCGCTCACCAGCCTGGGGAGGATCACAGGACGAGTCGGGGCAGAGGAGATCCTGGATATTATCTTCAAAGACTTCTGCATCGGAAAATAA